A DNA window from Mesorhizobium sp. C432A contains the following coding sequences:
- a CDS encoding arylesterase, with product MSFKRLNAAGLVFFVTLCGAISSVRAETFTIVGFGDSLMAGFGLGPGDGFTDKLQAALRAKGHDVTVANAGVSGDTSSGGLARLDWSVPDGTRLVILELGANDMLRGVSPSITEKNLDDMLAKLKARKIAVLLAGMRAAPNLGADYQNAFDAIYPKLAAKYDVPLYPFFLDGVAGQSGLQLEDGLHPNPKGVAVMVERILPAVEKAVAAVQGGG from the coding sequence ATATCTTTCAAACGCTTGAATGCCGCAGGGCTCGTCTTTTTCGTCACCCTTTGCGGCGCCATTTCGTCGGTACGCGCCGAGACGTTCACCATCGTCGGGTTCGGCGACAGCCTGATGGCCGGTTTCGGCCTCGGGCCTGGCGATGGCTTTACCGACAAATTGCAAGCTGCGCTGCGCGCCAAAGGCCATGACGTCACCGTAGCCAACGCCGGCGTTTCAGGCGACACCTCGAGCGGCGGCTTGGCGCGGCTTGACTGGTCGGTGCCGGATGGGACAAGGCTGGTTATCCTCGAACTCGGCGCCAACGACATGCTGCGCGGCGTCTCGCCCAGCATTACGGAAAAGAACCTGGACGACATGCTGGCGAAGCTGAAAGCGCGCAAGATCGCGGTGCTTTTGGCCGGCATGCGCGCCGCTCCCAATCTCGGCGCCGACTACCAGAACGCCTTCGATGCGATCTATCCAAAGCTGGCCGCGAAATACGATGTGCCGCTCTATCCGTTTTTTCTCGATGGCGTCGCCGGACAGTCCGGCCTGCAGTTGGAGGACGGCCTGCATCCCAATCCGAAGGGCGTCGCAGTGATGGTCGAGCGCATCCTGCCCGCCGTGGAGAAGGCTGTTGCGGCAGTTCAGGGTGGCGGTTGA